A stretch of the Musa acuminata AAA Group cultivar baxijiao chromosome BXJ2-7, Cavendish_Baxijiao_AAA, whole genome shotgun sequence genome encodes the following:
- the LOC103991515 gene encoding protein PHOSPHATE-INDUCED 1 homolog — MGSSSLGTHGFVLLTLLFAASLFQRSFGGRTLSALVEEQPLAMTYHKGALLTGNVSVNLVFYGKFTAYQRAIISDFVASLSPLPRRKQYVEPSVATWWKTLAKYYATSRTPLPRLRLGKQVLDETYSLGRSLRDSDLAKLAARGAPRDAINVVLTAEDVAVGKFCMSRCGSHGASPRSRASGRFAYIWVGNSATQCPGQCAWPFHQPLYGPQTPPLVAPNGDVGVDGMVINLASMLAGAATNPFGDGFFQGPREAALEAATACPGVYAKGAYPGYAGDLLMDPATGASYNAHGVLGRKFLVPALFDPSTSTCSTLV; from the coding sequence ATGGGTTCTTCTTCCCTCGGCACTCATGGTTTTGTTCTTCTTACACTTCTCTTCGCTGCGTCTCTGTTCCAGCGCTCCTTTGGTGGCAGAACTCTCAGTGCCTTGGTGGAGGAACAGCCACTCGCCATGACCTACCACAAGGGTGCTCTACTCACTGGCAATGTCTCCGTTAACCTCGTCTTTTACGGCAAATTCACAGCTTACCAAAGAGCCATCATCTCCGACTTCGTCGCCTCCCTCTCCCCCCTCCCCCGCCGGAAGCAGTACGTCGAGCCGTCGGTGGCCACCTGGTGGAAGACCCTCGCCAAGTACTACGCCACGTCGAGGACGCCGTTGCCTAGGCTTCGCCTCGGCAAGCAGGTCCTCGACGAGACGTACTCCCTCGGCAGGTCCCTCCGCGACTCCGACCTTGCGAAGCTGGCCGCCAGGGGGGCGCCGCGAGACGCCATCAACGTGGTGCTCACCGCGGAGGACGTGGCGGTTGGGAAGTTCTGTATGAGCCGGTGCGGCTCCCACGGGGCGTCGCCCCGGTCCAGGGCCAGCGGCCGGTTCGCCTACATCTGGGTGGGCAACTCGGCGACGCAGTGCCCCGGCCAGTGCGCCTGGCCCTTCCACCAGCCCTTGTACGGGCCGCAGACGCCACCGCTGGTGGCGCCCAACGGCGACGTCGGGGTCGACGGCATGGTGATCAACCTGGCGAGCATGCTGGCCGGCGCCGCCACCAACCCGTTCGGGGACGGCTTCTTCCAGGGACCGAGGGAGGCGGCGCTGGAGGCGGCGACGGCGTGCCCCGGCGTGTACGCGAAGGGGGCCTATCCGGGCTACGCTGGGGACCTTCTGATGGACCCCGCGACGGGGGCCAGTTACAACGCCCATGGGGTCCTCGGGAGGAAGTTTCTGGTCCCAGCGCTGTTTGACCCGTCAACGTCCACCTGCTCTACGCTGGTTTAA
- the LOC135617111 gene encoding protein PHOSPHATE-INDUCED 1-like, whose amino-acid sequence MASFLVSKTTVLLLVLVSLAQVNMGSRVLSSLVEQPSELLTYHNGAVLQGDIAISIMWYGAFTPTQKSIISDFLLSLTPSSQTRLQPLTPSVPQWWETIDKVYLAKAGKKTKTTNIVLAEQVSDEECSLGKSLKTSQIPELAARAGPKKGGIALVFTAQDVAVEGFCMSRCGLHGSDRNTGSTYIWVGNSAEQCPGRCAWPFHQPMYGPQTPPLVAPNGDVGVDGMVINLATLVAGTVTNPFGDGFFQGAREAPLEVATACPGVYGKGAYPGYAGDLLVDATTGASYNANGVRGRKYLVPALFDPSTSTCSTLV is encoded by the coding sequence ATGGCTTCTTTCCTAGTCTCTAAAACCACCGTTCTGCTACTGGTTCTGGTGAGCCTGGCACAAGTCAACATGGGCTCCAGAGTACTGTCGAGCTTGGTTGAACAGCCATCGGAACTCCTCACGTACCACAATGGTGCAGTGCTCCAAGGCGACATCGCCATCTCCATCATGTGGTACGGGGCATTCACCCCAACCCAGAAGTCCATCATCTCCGACTTTCTACTCTCCCTTACACCGAGCTCCCAAACTCGACTGCAGCCACTGACTCCTTCCGTCCCACAGTGGTGGGAGACCATCGACAAAGTTTACCTGGCCAAAGCCGGAAAGAAGACGAAGACGACCAACATTGTGTTGGCCGAACAAGTCTCGGACGAGGAGTGCTCCCTCGGGAAGTCCCTCAAGACGTCCCAGATCCCGGAGTTGGCCGCCAGGGCCGGTCCGAAGAAGGGTGGAATCGCGCTCGTGTTCACCGCCCAGGACGTGGCGGTCGAGGGCTTCTGCATGAGCCGCTGCGGCCTGCACGGTTCCGACCGGAACACCGGGTCCACCTACATCTGGGTGGGCAACTCGGCGGAGCAGTGCCCGGGCCGGTGCGCGTGGCCCTTCCACCAGCCCATGTACGGGCCACAGACGCCGCCGCTGGTGGCGCCCAACGGCGACGTCGGAGTCGACGGCATGGTGATCAACCTGGCGACCCTGGTGGCCGGCACCGTCACCAACCCGTTCGGCGACGGATTCTTTCAGGGGGCGAGGGAGGCGCCACTGGAGGTGGCGACGGCGTGCCCGGGGGTGTACGGGAAGGGAGCCTACCCGGGCTACGCCGGCGACCTGCTCGTGGACGCCACCACCGGGGCCAGCTACAACGCGAACGGCGTCCGCGGGAGAAAGTACCTGGTGCCGGCGCTGTTTGATCCGTCGACGTCAACCTGCTCCACGCTGGTTTAG